The DNA window TCAATGcttaaaggtaaaaaaaaaggcactaaGAGTTTTGTCACCTGCAATACAGGCGGTCATGAAACACGAAACGCTGCCAGCGACCAAAGCTCTGATGCCACACCTGGCGATGTCGGCCTGTCTGCCTGGAGCAAGGTTTGCTGGAAAAAGGCAGCAAGTGGATCACAATCGTGGATAGACTCCTTTAAGAAACAAGCCAAAAACCCAGCTGTGATCGGATTGGAGCGCTACACTCACTCATGCATCCAAACGCGATGCCCATGGAAGCAAAGTTGGAAAATCCGCACAACGCGTAGGTTGCAATCATTTCAGAGTGAACCTCCAAAAGGAAATGATGACAATTAAATCAGTGGCAAAAACCAGAACAAAAAGGCGCTGTACTTAAGAAAAGTCCATGCAATTATACATAATGAGACTCACAGAAATGTACTGCTTTACATTGTCCACGTATTCGGGTCCTCCCGCATTTCGCAGTTTAATTATCTTGGACATTTTTTGATAGGCTAATAACTCATTCAGAACTGTCTTTATACCGATCAGCTCAGCAACAATGAAGCTGTCCTCATAGGAAACGCCCATCATGAAGGCCAGAGGCATGAACAAGTAGGAGAAAATAAGCTAAAAGAGACACAGATCGACGTTAGTGTATTTACGCGCGCATTGGGAAGGGGGTTAGAGGTCAAAGGCGTCACCGAGAAGCTGAGCTGCGGGAAGTCAAACAATCCTCCAAACCAGGAGAGAACGCCATCGAGGAAAGACATCAAGGATATGAAGACCATGAGGTTGACCACAATGGTTACCGCCAGGCCCACAGCAGAGGTCGCACCGGTGGATGCTGCCTCAAACACAGTGGTGTTGGTCTCTCTGCAGAGACAGGTGCAGCGTTTTGAAGGTCATACACTCTCCATCCTCAGCTGCGTGGCAGTGCTGATGAGGACCATCTCTCACATGTTCGTTTTGAtgtcctcttcatctttgactTGAGAGGTCTCCGTTTCAGGCCAGAAGATCTTGCCAACAGCCAGGGAGGCTGGAGCGGTCATGACTGTTGCTGTCAGCACGTATGTTGCCTTCACCTAAAAAGAGAGGACAGGATGTTTATTCCTGTCCCAGGCAAAGGTGCTGACATTCATTTAAACCACTGAGCATCCAGCTCCTCACCCCGAGGGAGATGTACGCTGCAAGCATGGTGCCGGAGATGCCAGCCAAGCCTACTGTCATCAACGTGTGGATCTCTGAGAGCGTTAACCTGCTGATGTACGGATGGACCAGAATCAGAGACTCCGCCTGggaacacagagaaaaagacaTGGGCTGTATCAAACCGCATCGGGTTTATTTCCTGATTGTGATCTCAGCGATGCTCCCCAGCCCCTCCTTGTTTACCTGGCCCAGAAATATAGTTCCAGCTGCAACCACTGATTCCACCGGCGTTGTTCCCATGGTAACCTGCATTGCGTAGCCAATCtaggaaaacaacagcacagaAATAGAATTAATAATAGCAATAACCACAGCTCATAATAGTACAAATTCAAAAGCCCGGATGTCGCCGAGTTTTGGTTTTGTACATTTCTTTTAAGAGCAAAAATAGACGGCTTTAAAGAATGAGCGCTCTAAACTGGAAGGCAGTTTACCGTCACGGCTCTTGTTGCACCTTCTCACCTTGCAGATGAGCCAGGGCATGAAGCCGATGTAGTAGAGGACCGAGATAATGGAACTTAAAAAAAGTAACACAGGCATCACCTGTGGAGAGTccagatcatcatcatcatcatcatcatcatcatcatcatcatcatcatcatcatcatcatcatcaccatcatcatcatcatcatcatcatcatcacatcatcatcatcatcatcatcatcatctctctaTTTagatgtgtttctgtgctcaaAAGGCGACGGTTGTAAGGCTGAGGTGGATTTGCTCAAAGGCGTGTCTGGGATTGAACCAGCGACTACCACTGGAGCTGCCACTACCCTCAAGCCCCTCACATGTGACTGGCGTGCACGTACCTTGAAGACAAATGGGTGGTCGGTGAATTTCTCGCCAAATACAAACCTCGACCCAACATCTTCGAAGGCGAAGAGAATCTGTTTGGGGACATCTTCAGTTAGAGGCGGGAGACGACAACGAGGGGAAGAAAGAGTGGAAGCAAGTAACGAAACGGAAGACTAATCAAGCAGTTCACGTGTGTCGTGGTTGTACCTCGACTTTGTTTGCAGCCCACTTCAGGGCCGAGTCGCCAGTCGAGGTTCTGAAGATAAGCAGGGCGATGATGAACTGGATCAAAATCCCCAACACCAAAACCCGCCAAGACCACTGCAAAGGCCGTCGGGATGGCATtgattggtgtgtgtttgtgtaaggcagagagagggagagggagagggagagggagagggagagggagagggagagggagagggagagggagagagggccCGTGTCCTACCTTGAATGGATGTTTGGAGAACAGGAGCATCAAGAAGATTAAAAGGAGCAAACCGAGGAAAGACACCATCTGCCTGGGCCCTCTCTGAGCTGTGTCCAGGACTAACCACAAAACCACGAAAACCAGCAGGGACACGAGTGCAACCCTGCAGGGGACAAGTCCAACAGGATCGAGAAAGAACGCAGACCAATGCAACAAAATGCGTCATGAAATTGACAATAGTTGAAGGCTGTTTATATAGGTACATTTGGTTTATTGACAGTTATGTGGGAATCaaataacaaacaaacacacataataaatacatttaacagTAAATAAACTTTAAAGCTGGTGCTGAATCATCTCAGCGTGGCTGAAAATGCCACATGCAGATCCCGCTGCCAACTATAGGACATTTTATCCAACGGTTGGAACCGACAGGCCTGATTGTGAGCGGATGTTCCTCACCatctcatccaaacccagctcCTGCTGAGAAGGCATCTGATGGGGGAGCTCGCCTCCCACATCCAACTGCCGTAACGCTTCATGAGCCAGTCCCAGACGTAGAAGAATACAGCCAGTAACGTGAGGATCAGCAGCCCGAGAGCCCGTTGGAGGTTCAGAACACACGCGATTATTACCATCACAAAAAATGCTGAAAGAAATTGCAATAGGGACATTATTATTGGGTATTTGGAGATGCTTCTCCTAGTTTACCAAAACAGAGAATGAAAAGTGAACGCAACCTGATTCAAATGCCAGGATTTATTGTGCACAAATTCAAAATTGAATTCTTTAacggagagaggggaaaaaaagaaaactagtTGATGAATTTGGCACAGAATGGCGCTGAAGAACCTTTTGACAACAACACTCTTCGTTTGGCATGAAAATCGCTGAAAATCTGTCAGATTATGAGGGCCTGTCCCTGAAGCGCTGCTCTCCAGCCGATCATGCCGCACTTTCTCGGACCAAAAAGTCCATCCTTGGTTTCATCAGACCATAACAAATTCCCACATTTATTCCCCTTTAGGAATTTAGCAACGCTTGTCACTACATACCTGTTACTAAAACTATTTTGGCTACCAGGCTGATCTGATCACTGTGCTGGTGCAAATAATCCTGAAAAGCCGTCATTTTCTTCTCCAGtatgctggacacacacacacacacacacacacacacacacatacacacacacacacacacgcacacacacacacacacacacacacacacacacaatggacaAGGAGAGAGGGCATATGTGATGCTGCGCATGTTAAGGACGGGCGAGCCAAGGTCAAAGCAGTACCTTTTGTCATGATGGCCTGCCTTGCTATTTTCTTCACCCGTTTCTTTCCCACAAACACCGTCATTATTCATTTGCATCTGTTCCTGCCATACAGAGCAATGTCAGAAAACATATGACAGGACAGCAATATAAACCTTGCCTGTCTGGTGTCTAAGTGACAGGCTGAAATTGTCTCCTAAAAAGTGgtacacacttttttttttttagcatttagcatttagctattTCAATGACTGTGTAATTCAGGAAGTAGACAACACCTGTCTGAAAGGTCAAATGTCTGACTCACATCTGATATAAAGGCCTCgttgactttgccgtgtctttgCCTCAGCTCCTCTTGTTCAATCAGCTCCATTGTCTAGTTGGATATATAGAAATGAGCAGGACCAACTGGAAGTGCTATTCCACCAACACCTGAACATTACTTCTAGTCCTCCCACGCCCTCCTTTACCAATTTACCTTACTTTTTCTGCGTCTTATTGGTTTAGTCAAAAGGTGAGATAATATTGACACGTCTCTCTGGGCCCTCATTTAAAGACATGTGACTGTGCGCACCTTTCCAGTTTTTCCTTCCTAAAAGAGAAATCTAGACAAAAGATCCACTGTTTTGATCCACTTGGCAAGATTCTCCACTTCCTTTTTTCTTGACCACTCATTTTGCCTCACATGGCAAACGCCGCAGGCCCTCTCACAACCTTCCCTGAGGCGGGGTTTTGTCATTTCCTTGTTATTTTCTTCAGATGTAGCTTTTGGGCTTGCTTGCCGACATTTGGGCTATTTTGGACTTAATAAAAATTTTAGAAcctttgtccatctgagtggGCACAGATTATCAGTTGTAAATGAAGTTTCAGTTCATCTGCGTTTCATATTTTGTAACATCATattggccaccagagggcgctatTGTATAAATTGGCAGGACCGCACGGCTGCCGTGCGCAGATCACGCCTTCATTTGAGTCCATGACAAACTCTTAGAACTGATAACCAACCGGATGAGCCACACCAAGTTATTTAAACGCTCAGACACGGTCAAATTAAGGAGACAAGAGAATGCATCACCCCCTTTTTAGTGACAGGCACATAAGAAACATGACAAGAAGCCTGCTGATGATAAGGCATTGAACTGCTGGTTAAAAGTAACTATTAATGGTTAAAAGGTGAGCCATAATTAGACTAAAGCTATtaatatatttacattttataaaatggaaaaaaaatcacaaaaggtGACAGATATTTGTCCCCTACAAACACCAATGCTCAATGAAAGAGATGCAAATTAAATGAATCCCCAGTTTAGGGCACTGGTAGTGGGATTTGTCTTGAATATTTCAGAAGCTGAAGTCTCAGCGGAGCTTAATCACACACGAGAAGGAGGGTGAAGCTGTGAAACTCCCGTACAGCACCAGCTACATGATGTCCTGCTGCTCAAGGACGCtccataaaataaaacaagcaagAGTCCTGGCCACTGTGCTTGATATGGTTTTccaataaaaaactgaaaatctttttttttttttaaattaaagtgacCCTTTTTGGATGCACTTTCTGGAATTTACGGGATGATGTAATTGTGTCTCTGTGAAGACAAATGGATGCAAACCTGTGCTCGAACACTGCTGCACCGTCAGTGAGCCAGATCTCTTtaggaaaatggaaaagagaTAATAGTAAATTAAACCGACCTTGGTATTTTGGTTTTTTGGGTGCAGCGTAATGGGATATCCCTTTAAATACTGATAATATAATCTTTGACAGCACCCACAGAGTTGTGCACGTGTTCATGAGGGACGTGTCAAGTCCACGTTGGTGTGTTTTCACGTACAGGAGGCTGGATGGGTGAAACACGCTGTGGTTTTTAGAGGGGCGATTACCT is part of the Takifugu rubripes chromosome 21, fTakRub1.2, whole genome shotgun sequence genome and encodes:
- the LOC101078042 gene encoding solute carrier family 28 member 3-like isoform X1; translation: MELIEQEELRQRHGKVNEAFISDEQMQMNNDGVCGKETGEENSKAGHHDKSILEKKMTAFQDYLHQHSDQISLVAKIVLVTAFFVMVIIACVLNLQRALGLLILTLLAVFFYVWDWLMKRYGSWMWEASSPIRCLLSRSWVWMRWVALVSLLVFVVLWLVLDTAQRGPRQMVSFLGLLLLIFLMLLFSKHPFKWSWRVLVLGILIQFIIALLIFRTSTGDSALKWAANKVEILFAFEDVGSRFVFGEKFTDHPFVFKVMPVLLFLSSIISVLYYIGFMPWLICKIGYAMQVTMGTTPVESVVAAGTIFLGQAESLILVHPYISRLTLSEIHTLMTVGLAGISGTMLAAYISLGVKATYVLTATVMTAPASLAVGKIFWPETETSQVKDEEDIKTNIETNTTVFEAASTGATSAVGLAVTIVVNLMVFISLMSFLDGVLSWFGGLFDFPQLSFSLIFSYLFMPLAFMMGVSYEDSFIVAELIGIKTVLNELLAYQKMSKIIKLRNAGGPEYVDNVKQYISVHSEMIATYALCGFSNFASMGIAFGCMTNLAPGRQADIARCGIRALVAGSVSCFMTACIAGILYIPEVPEVLCAGFLSTHFDKSVVMNSSQLVACCTHLYTSVTVHEPWNITISEGFNESSLRQCCLLTPSAQFNCSLLL
- the LOC101078042 gene encoding solute carrier family 28 member 3-like isoform X2, with amino-acid sequence MELIEQEELRQRHGKVNEAFISDMQMNNDGVCGKETGEENSKAGHHDKSILEKKMTAFQDYLHQHSDQISLVAKIVLVTAFFVMVIIACVLNLQRALGLLILTLLAVFFYVWDWLMKRYGSWMWEASSPIRCLLSRSWVWMRWVALVSLLVFVVLWLVLDTAQRGPRQMVSFLGLLLLIFLMLLFSKHPFKWSWRVLVLGILIQFIIALLIFRTSTGDSALKWAANKVEILFAFEDVGSRFVFGEKFTDHPFVFKVMPVLLFLSSIISVLYYIGFMPWLICKIGYAMQVTMGTTPVESVVAAGTIFLGQAESLILVHPYISRLTLSEIHTLMTVGLAGISGTMLAAYISLGVKATYVLTATVMTAPASLAVGKIFWPETETSQVKDEEDIKTNIETNTTVFEAASTGATSAVGLAVTIVVNLMVFISLMSFLDGVLSWFGGLFDFPQLSFSLIFSYLFMPLAFMMGVSYEDSFIVAELIGIKTVLNELLAYQKMSKIIKLRNAGGPEYVDNVKQYISVHSEMIATYALCGFSNFASMGIAFGCMTNLAPGRQADIARCGIRALVAGSVSCFMTACIAGILYIPEVPEVLCAGFLSTHFDKSVVMNSSQLVACCTHLYTSVTVHEPWNITISEGFNESSLRQCCLLTPSAQFNCSLLL
- the LOC101078042 gene encoding solute carrier family 28 member 3-like isoform X3; amino-acid sequence: MTVFVGKKRVKKIARQAIMTKAFFVMVIIACVLNLQRALGLLILTLLAVFFYVWDWLMKRYGSWMWEASSPIRCLLSRSWVWMRWVALVSLLVFVVLWLVLDTAQRGPRQMVSFLGLLLLIFLMLLFSKHPFKWSWRVLVLGILIQFIIALLIFRTSTGDSALKWAANKVEILFAFEDVGSRFVFGEKFTDHPFVFKVMPVLLFLSSIISVLYYIGFMPWLICKIGYAMQVTMGTTPVESVVAAGTIFLGQAESLILVHPYISRLTLSEIHTLMTVGLAGISGTMLAAYISLGVKATYVLTATVMTAPASLAVGKIFWPETETSQVKDEEDIKTNIETNTTVFEAASTGATSAVGLAVTIVVNLMVFISLMSFLDGVLSWFGGLFDFPQLSFSLIFSYLFMPLAFMMGVSYEDSFIVAELIGIKTVLNELLAYQKMSKIIKLRNAGGPEYVDNVKQYISVHSEMIATYALCGFSNFASMGIAFGCMTNLAPGRQADIARCGIRALVAGSVSCFMTACIAGILYIPEVPEVLCAGFLSTHFDKSVVMNSSQLVACCTHLYTSVTVHEPWNITISEGFNESSLRQCCLLTPSAQFNCSLLL